From a region of the Candidatus Bathyarchaeota archaeon genome:
- a CDS encoding right-handed parallel beta-helix repeat-containing protein, producing the protein MLGLRMKRSLSGIMVILLLTSMLAWAFNIQPVGASGTIYIRADGSIDPPTAPISTVDNVTYTFTDNINDSIVVERDNIIIDGNGYTVQGTGTGIGISLWHYRNNITVKNTKVTNFTFGIYIELYCYYNTLSNNTITNNTRYGIVVGGFSKYNTLSGNTIIKNQEYGIGLLQSSSNVLTSNTATKNTISGIWLYLSPGNALTNNTATNNSYCGIGLTDSSNNVLTGNTATNNQDGIDLHHSNYTSLSGNTVTYNWQGIYLYNSNGSSIYHNNVYNNYYGIRLRDSSDNMVYHNNLNSNTIQAESHPYTNIWDDGYPSGGNYWSDYMGVDVDGDGIGDTPYVIDENNIDRYPLVHPWSSLPVHNINTGLGYATIQEAINANETLDGHTIFVEAGTYYENVVVNKTLSLIGENRETTIIDGGSSWEAIAIDVSANNIVLRDFTIYASGGYFGSRNINLNETVNTVVADNNIIHDDPSAGSSISVVSSANITLTGNNITCSGVGIYLSNSSHVLVAQNSITNGTGTSYGIGLYKSFNNTIVDNWITVFGGAGIGLMESFNNTVTGNNITGYPDPFFGGYAGIGIHLQSYSGENDSSYNTFSENHIENMGLALYADGSATAPHNNVFLGNIMVNNTDGVQLWKSVNFTFKDNSLSGNTYNLGVYGNDLPHYYHDIDTSNTVNGKPVYYLINQQNLTINKSTFPSIGYLALVNSTNIIVENLDLKENGQGLLMAYTRNSRIAHNNFTKNSDGIYSWFSFDNNLTHNIISNNERAIRLRTSFNNIIAYNSVTNNSHLGVQLYYSFNNTLHSNNIANNSVYYSSGAGISLYQSYVNTIFHNNFINNQRQVYSSASWNIWDNGCEGNYWSNYNGTDINGDGIGDTYLPWEGVDESLLESSRHKP; encoded by the coding sequence GTGTTGGGTTTAAGGATGAAGAGATCGCTTTCTGGAATAATGGTTATTCTTCTCTTAACAAGCATGTTAGCTTGGGCTTTTAATATTCAACCTGTAGGAGCGTCTGGAACTATTTACATTAGGGCTGACGGAAGCATTGACCCGCCAACAGCACCCATTTCAACCGTTGACAATGTCACTTATACATTTACCGACAACATTAATGACTCGATTGTGGTGGAGAGGGACAACATAATAATAGATGGAAACGGCTACACGGTTCAAGGCACAGGAACCGGAATAGGAATATCCTTGTGGCACTATAGAAACAACATAACTGTCAAAAACACCAAGGTCACAAATTTTACATTCGGAATCTATATCGAGCTTTACTGCTATTATAATACGCTCTCCAACAACACCATCACAAACAATACTCGATATGGAATCGTCGTGGGTGGCTTCAGCAAGTATAATACGCTTTCTGGTAATACTATCATAAAGAACCAAGAGTATGGAATCGGCCTCCTCCAATCCAGTAGTAATGTTTTGACCAGCAACACAGCAACGAAGAACACCATTTCTGGGATCTGGCTCTACCTTTCCCCTGGTAATGCCTTAACCAACAATACAGCAACAAACAACAGTTATTGTGGAATTGGGCTCACCGATTCCAGCAACAACGTTTTGACTGGCAATACAGCAACAAACAACCAAGATGGAATCGACCTCCACCATAGCAATTACACCAGCCTCTCTGGCAACACGGTTACGTACAACTGGCAGGGAATCTACCTCTACAATTCCAACGGCAGTAGCATTTATCATAACAATGTTTACAACAACTACTACGGAATTCGACTCAGGGATTCAAGCGACAATATGGTTTATCATAACAACCTCAACAGCAACACAATCCAAGCGGAGAGTCATCCATACACCAACATTTGGGATGATGGTTACCCTTCAGGCGGCAACTACTGGAGTGATTATATGGGAGTGGATGTAGACGGTGATGGCATTGGTGACACTCCATACGTTATTGATGAAAATAACATTGATCGTTACCCGCTTGTGCATCCTTGGAGTTCTCTTCCAGTCCATAACATAAACACGGGATTAGGCTACGCAACAATCCAGGAAGCAATAAACGCTAACGAAACCCTAGATGGACACACAATCTTCGTAGAAGCAGGAACTTATTATGAAAACGTGGTTGTAAATAAGACTTTATCGCTTATTGGAGAAAACAGAGAAACTACCATTATCGACGGGGGAAGCTCATGGGAAGCCATAGCAATTGATGTATCTGCTAATAACATTGTATTAAGAGATTTCACAATATATGCGAGCGGTGGTTATTTTGGCTCAAGAAACATAAACTTGAATGAAACTGTTAACACCGTAGTTGCTGATAACAATATAATACACGACGACCCCTCGGCGGGTTCTAGTATAAGTGTCGTTTCGTCAGCAAACATCACCTTGACTGGAAATAACATAACATGTAGCGGTGTTGGCATTTATCTCTCTAATTCAAGTCATGTGCTTGTTGCCCAAAACAGCATTACGAATGGTACCGGCACGAGCTATGGAATTGGCCTATATAAGTCATTTAACAACACAATAGTTGATAACTGGATAACTGTATTTGGGGGCGCAGGCATAGGATTGATGGAATCATTTAACAATACAGTTACTGGCAACAACATAACTGGGTATCCTGACCCTTTCTTCGGGGGATATGCCGGCATCGGAATCCACTTGCAATCTTATTCGGGGGAAAATGATTCTTCATACAACACTTTTTCTGAAAACCATATAGAAAACATGGGATTAGCTCTCTATGCTGATGGAAGCGCAACCGCACCTCACAACAACGTCTTTTTGGGTAACATCATGGTAAATAACACAGATGGCGTTCAATTGTGGAAGTCGGTCAACTTCACATTCAAAGATAATTCATTATCCGGGAATACGTATAACTTGGGAGTGTATGGAAATGACCTGCCACACTATTATCACGATATAGATACTTCAAACACGGTGAACGGAAAACCCGTCTACTACTTAATAAACCAGCAGAACCTTACAATAAACAAGTCTACTTTTCCTAGCATCGGATACCTTGCACTCGTTAACTCAACAAACATAATAGTTGAAAACCTAGACTTGAAAGAGAACGGTCAAGGCCTGCTAATGGCTTACACAAGAAACTCTAGAATAGCTCACAACAATTTTACAAAGAACTCAGATGGCATCTATTCATGGTTTTCCTTCGACAACAATTTAACTCATAACATCATATCAAATAATGAAAGAGCCATTAGGCTGAGAACTTCTTTTAACAACATAATAGCCTATAATTCTGTGACAAACAACTCCCATCTGGGAGTCCAGCTATACTATTCCTTTAACAATACTCTACACTCTAACAATATAGCAAACAACTCAGTTTATTATTCTTCGGGCGCTGGTATCTCTCTGTATCAATCATATGTTAACACAATTTTCCATAATAACTTCATCAACAACCAAAGGCAGGTATATAGTTCTGCCTCATGGAATATCTGGGATAATGGTTGTGAAGGCAACTACTGGAGCAACTACAATGGAACAGATATAAATGGTGATGGGATAGGTGACACATACCTCCCTTGGGAAGGCGTTGATGAGTCTTTACTGGAATCCAGCAGACATAAACCATGA